Genomic DNA from Mycobacterium stomatepiae:
GAAGGGCAAGGAAAAGCTGACGGCGGGTCAGTGGTTGTGCGAATACAACAGCGAGTGCCCGAGGTACCGGTGGTGGGGCGGCGGTCCCGTGCGGGAGATCGTCGAGTGGATCAGGCGCCGCGATCAACTACACATCTGCGAACCACTAGAAATCGACGGCGAGATGATCGGGTCCAGGAAAGAGTATGCCGTGTGGGAGGTGCTGCTCAGTTGTGGGCACTACGAGCAGAAATGGGTCGACGATCTCGACTGGAAGCCTGAAGACGGCATCGGCCACAAAAAGCCCGGCAAAAACGGGTTCCTGCCGCTCGATGAGCTTCTCTCCGAGATCGTCAAGGACAGGGAGCAGGACGACGAGCGGTTTTGGCGCCGCGTATATGCCGAGAACCACCCTGACCCGGTGCCGTTCGCCCAGTGCAAGACCTGCGGCAACTTGCGATCCATGGTGGCCTACGAGCGCGTTGGGTTCCTGGCGCCCAAGCCGAAGCCGATCAAACCCGTCAAGCCCAGACCGAAGCCCCGCAAAACGTTGGAGCGGCAGTTGCAGAAACTGGAAGCCGAAGCCGCGGCACTACGGAACGAGTTAGAGAGTCGCCGACCCGATGAGTGACGCCGACTGCTATATGACCGGGGGCTAACCTCGCCTGCGGGCGTCGTCCAGCCATTTCTCTACATCAGCGCGCCGGTACTTCACATGCCGACCAAGCCTGAATGATCCGGGCCCGGTACCGGCATATCGGAAGTATCGCAGGGTGGCGACCGGGATCTTCGTCATCGCTGAGACTTCGGCTGTTGTGAGGATTTCGCCGCCAGGATCTGGTGCAGACGCTAGCGGTTCCGGGGCTAGCAGGCTTTCCGCGATGGATAGCAGCGCGTAGGCACTCGCTAGCTTCCACGGCGAGACATGGGCCTCATCGATCCGGTTCGCCGCTTGGACCGCCTTGTCGTGCCAGTTCACCATTGACCTTCCTTATCGCGGATGCCGTCGACATGCGCCAGACTGACGACGTTTCGAAGCACATACGTGTCGGTCACAAGTCATAGACTGAGCGCGGCAGATTGGAGCCGCATGATTGCTGCGCGCGAGCTGGCCGCCGACTGCGGTGTCGATGTGGGCGACGTGCTTACAGCCCTTGCAGCAATGCACGAGTTAACGCTCGGACCTGATAGTGGTGTGCGCGAACACGCTGCCAACCTAATTCGCGAACGGTTTCGCGAGCCAAAGCCCCGCAGGACAGGGAATACTCCAACGCCCGGCCTGGGACCAGATGAGCAGCTACAGCGGCTACGTGACAAGCTCGCGAGTAATACGGGCCATCCTTCAACGCCAACCGTCAACTTCTCCGTGACACCATCGCGCCGGCCACGCAAAAAGGATCGAGGATGGCGCCCAGGCGACACACCCCTCCCCAAGGTAGTCAAAGCACTAGCAGACCAGATTGTCGAATGGAATTACGCCCCGAAACGCCCCGCTGGTGTGATCTTCGCCGAAGAACTCGCTACGGCGCGCCAACGGCAAACCGAATGG
This window encodes:
- a CDS encoding helix-turn-helix transcriptional regulator; amino-acid sequence: MVNWHDKAVQAANRIDEAHVSPWKLASAYALLSIAESLLAPEPLASAPDPGGEILTTAEVSAMTKIPVATLRYFRYAGTGPGSFRLGRHVKYRRADVEKWLDDARRRG